From one Comamonas piscis genomic stretch:
- a CDS encoding TRAP transporter small permease encodes MKNAFLNFERWTSGIAMAGACLMLAIASVLGMFQILTRFVLEQPAEWTEVLIRFSLIWMVFLAIPMAFRQGAMVSVDVLKRWAPPAMRRLLSGFVCVATLVLLAVLIWWGWDYARRGGVQTMAGLESLSMFWAYLAVPVGAIFAVFGVIGNLLEPQNTELENAQ; translated from the coding sequence ATGAAAAACGCCTTTCTCAATTTTGAGCGCTGGACATCGGGCATCGCCATGGCCGGCGCCTGCCTGATGCTGGCCATCGCATCCGTGCTGGGCATGTTCCAGATCCTCACCCGCTTCGTGCTGGAGCAGCCCGCCGAATGGACCGAAGTGCTGATCCGCTTCAGCCTCATCTGGATGGTCTTCCTGGCCATACCCATGGCCTTCCGCCAGGGTGCAATGGTCAGCGTCGATGTCTTGAAACGCTGGGCACCCCCTGCCATGCGCCGCCTGCTCAGCGGCTTTGTCTGCGTCGCCACGCTGGTGCTACTGGCCGTGCTGATCTGGTGGGGCTGGGACTATGCGCGCCGGGGCGGCGTGCAGACCATGGCCGGGTTGGAATCGCTGTCCATGTTCTGGGCCTACCTGGCCGTGCCCGTCGGTGCCATATTTGCCGTATTCGGCGTCATCGGCAACCTGCTGGAACCCCAAAATACTGAACTGGAGAACGCGCAATGA
- a CDS encoding TRAP transporter large permease, giving the protein MTAVMLSTMVLCFAFTVSVAVSIGLASILGIQASNANMLISVKEMFGAINKFPLAAIPFFILAGNLMETGGISRRLVEFAKSIVGGIQGGLPMTCVLTCMIFAAVSGSSVATTFAIGAILIPALIKHGYPKSYAAALQATSAELGVIIPPSIPMILYGVSAEVSIGELFIAGVGPGLFISAMLMFFVWAYCKYKGWGKNDGEGRLGFGKASLQAGWALLMPVIILGGIYGGVFTPTEASAVAVFYALVVGMLIYREIKIRDLYAIFRKSAISSSIIMFIIANAGLFAFLITRAGVPDAIGRWLEEVLQSPAMFLLGVNAALFIIGMFIETSAAIIVLAPILAPVAMHFGIDPVHFGLIMVVNLALGMITPPFGVNLFAACTVARISLDQIMKHLLPFAGVILLCLMVITYVPGISLALRDLVYR; this is encoded by the coding sequence ATGACCGCCGTGATGCTTTCCACGATGGTGCTGTGCTTTGCGTTCACCGTCTCTGTTGCCGTCTCCATCGGCCTGGCGTCCATCCTGGGTATCCAGGCCAGCAATGCCAATATGCTCATCTCCGTCAAAGAGATGTTTGGCGCCATCAACAAATTTCCGCTGGCGGCCATTCCCTTCTTCATTCTGGCCGGTAACCTGATGGAGACCGGCGGCATCTCGCGCCGACTGGTGGAGTTTGCCAAAAGCATTGTGGGCGGCATCCAGGGCGGCTTGCCGATGACCTGCGTGCTCACCTGCATGATCTTTGCCGCCGTCTCCGGCTCCTCGGTCGCCACCACCTTTGCGATTGGCGCCATCCTGATCCCGGCGCTCATCAAGCACGGCTACCCCAAGAGCTATGCCGCCGCGCTGCAAGCCACCAGTGCCGAGCTGGGCGTGATTATTCCGCCATCCATCCCGATGATTCTCTACGGCGTCAGCGCCGAGGTGTCGATTGGTGAGCTGTTCATCGCCGGCGTTGGGCCGGGCTTGTTCATCAGTGCGATGCTGATGTTCTTTGTCTGGGCCTACTGCAAGTACAAGGGCTGGGGCAAAAACGATGGCGAGGGCCGGCTGGGTTTTGGCAAGGCCTCGCTGCAAGCCGGCTGGGCACTGCTGATGCCGGTCATCATTCTGGGCGGTATCTATGGCGGTGTCTTCACCCCCACCGAAGCCTCGGCCGTGGCCGTGTTCTACGCGCTGGTGGTGGGCATGCTGATCTACCGCGAAATCAAGATCCGTGACCTGTATGCGATCTTCCGCAAATCGGCAATCTCCTCGTCGATCATCATGTTCATCATCGCCAATGCCGGGCTGTTCGCGTTCCTGATCACGCGCGCCGGTGTGCCCGATGCGATTGGCCGCTGGCTCGAAGAAGTGCTGCAAAGCCCGGCCATGTTCCTGCTGGGCGTCAATGCCGCGCTGTTCATCATCGGCATGTTCATCGAGACCAGCGCCGCCATCATCGTGCTGGCCCCGATCCTGGCGCCCGTCGCTATGCACTTTGGCATCGACCCGGTGCATTTCGGCCTGATCATGGTGGTAAACCTGGCGCTGGGCATGATCACGCCGCCATTTGGCGTCAACCTGTTTGCCGCCTGTACTGTGGCCCGAATATCGCTGGACCAGATCATGAAACACCTGCTTCCCTTTGCCGGGGTGATCTTGCTGTGCCTGATGGTGATCACCTATGTGCCGGGCATATCGCTGGCGCTGCGCGATCTGGTCTACCGCTGA
- the gcvT gene encoding glycine cleavage system aminomethyltransferase GcvT, protein MSATASALLTTPLNALHIELGARMVPFAGYSMPVQYPQGLMDEHKHTRTAAGLFDVSHMGQLRLIGPDAAAAFETLVPVDVIDLAIGKQRYGLLLNDEGGIVDDLMFFRVSEQELFVIVNGACKVADIALITERIGQRCQVLPLPDQALLALQGPQAATALARLAPGVDQLVFMTGGDFDVDGIDCFITRSGYTGEDGFEISVAAHDAEALARKLLAQPEVQPIGLGARNSLRLEAGLCLYGSDLDATTTPPEAGLNWAIQKVRRTGGARAGGFPGADKVLGQIDNPASLSRKRVGLIAKERIPVREQVEIRNLDGQVVGVTTSGLLAPTIDQPIAMAYVEPALAAIGTQLHAMVRSKAVPVEVAAMPFVPPRYFRG, encoded by the coding sequence ATGTCCGCCACCGCATCCGCCCTGCTGACCACCCCTTTGAATGCCCTGCACATCGAGCTGGGCGCCCGCATGGTGCCCTTTGCCGGCTATTCCATGCCCGTGCAATACCCCCAAGGCCTGATGGACGAGCACAAGCACACCCGCACGGCGGCCGGCCTGTTCGATGTCTCCCACATGGGCCAGCTGCGCCTGATCGGCCCCGATGCCGCCGCCGCCTTTGAAACCCTGGTCCCCGTCGATGTCATCGACCTGGCCATTGGCAAGCAGCGATACGGCCTGCTGCTCAATGACGAGGGCGGCATTGTCGATGACCTGATGTTCTTCCGTGTCTCCGAGCAGGAGCTGTTTGTCATCGTCAACGGCGCCTGCAAGGTGGCAGATATCGCGCTGATCACCGAACGCATCGGCCAGCGCTGCCAGGTGCTTCCCCTGCCCGACCAAGCTCTATTGGCGCTGCAAGGCCCCCAGGCCGCCACCGCGCTGGCCCGCCTGGCCCCTGGTGTTGACCAGCTGGTATTTATGACCGGTGGCGACTTTGATGTGGACGGCATCGACTGCTTTATCACCCGCAGCGGCTACACCGGCGAAGACGGATTCGAGATTTCAGTCGCGGCCCATGATGCCGAGGCCCTGGCGCGCAAGCTGCTGGCCCAGCCGGAGGTGCAACCGATTGGCCTGGGCGCCCGCAACTCGCTGCGCCTGGAAGCCGGTCTCTGCCTCTACGGCAGCGACTTGGATGCCACCACCACCCCGCCCGAAGCTGGTCTGAACTGGGCCATCCAGAAGGTGCGCCGCACCGGCGGTGCACGCGCAGGTGGCTTCCCCGGTGCAGACAAGGTGCTTGGCCAGATTGACAACCCCGCTAGCCTGAGCCGCAAGCGCGTGGGCCTGATTGCCAAAGAGCGCATCCCTGTGCGCGAGCAGGTCGAGATCCGCAACCTCGATGGCCAGGTCGTTGGCGTCACCACCAGCGGCCTGCTGGCACCGACGATCGACCAACCGATTGCGATGGCCTATGTGGAGCCGGCACTGGCGGCGATTGGCACGCAATTGCACGCGATGGTGCGCAGCAAAGCAGTGCCGGTAGAGGTGGCAGCCATGCCTTTTGTGCCTCCCCGCTATTTCCGCGGCTAA